The DNA segment ACAATCTCTTCTTGTACTGGCAGTCAGTCGCTGATTAAGCCCTGGTAGAAGACAGCGGGCCGTAGGGAGCCAATTGATCTGACCTTTAACCCCTCCCTCCATGGCAGGGGAGGCTGGAGGTCAGGCCTGTAAGGGATACCCTCTTTATCCTTCCCCCCAGAACAGGAGCTCAAAGCTTGCCGGGGCACCCAGCCAGCAACGGTGGGTCCCCGGGGGCTGCCGCCCCCCTTCCACCACCTCCACTATGCCACATTCATATGGTCAATATGAGCCTTGGTGCTGTCATGTGACGAGAGCTAAGTACCTTTGATTTTCCCAAGGGGAAGCTTTTCCTCCATTTCTGCTTGGAGAAACAAACAGAGCATTTATAGCAAGTCTTACAGGTGACACGTTTTGGGTCTAATTCCTTCATCTCGGTGATCTAAGCCACTTCTCAAACTCATCCTTCCCTCAGTCAAGGACTCGTGAGGGATTTTGCCTGTGTAATGCCGCCCCTCTTTGAGGAATAGTCATTGAAGTCAGCACTACTGCATTAAGCTTGCTGGTCCTCTTATAAGGGTAGCTTTTCAGagcgccacacacacactctcctcTTTTAAGtccatgtattgtttttaacgGCATTATAACGGTATCATTCCGCTCCCACTGAGAACAACAAAGACAAGAAATGCCAAATCCGAGAACACAGCACTATGtgtgcgtatgtatgtgtgtgtgcgtgctcttTAAAGCAATGCTAATGGCCCCTAAGAAGCATTAAAGTGACCCCTACTGTAACAAAAGAGTTAATAATCCGTTTAGAAAACAATCAGATCGCTGGCCATGAGAAAGACCCCCTGCTAAGTCTTTCTGttaatgaggaggaggagggaattcacctttttttttttagtcagcaATCTTGTTGAACATCGCTTGTTTTCATCGCCGTCTCAATGGGGAATGACGGAACTGTATTTAACGGCGGCTCTTCAGATGCATTCAGCGGATAAAAAGCGGTGGAGTTTCACGAGCGGGTGGGGCGGCCGATTCTGCGTGACCCCTGTCCGAGGTCAGGGTCTGTTTTTTTGGCCCAGGCACTGTAAATGAGTGCCATTGGACTTCTAAAGAAGCCATTAACAAACAAACGCTGGCACGCCCATTAATTGCTAATGATAGGCTCTTTGTCAGTGTTTCCCCTCTGGGTCAAAATGTTCAGTCAGCAGGATCCATCTCCAGGCAAAAAGGCTGTCAGGTCGAATTGCCACTGATATAATTGTGGGTATTATAATGCTAATAACCATTACCAGTGTTGCGGATCTACATGCAGAGTGTGAGGGATCATAATTATAAAACGTCAGGCCGCTACCTGAGGCTGTCAAGCTTATCTGTTCTGTGTCGCAGTACGGTGATTCATCTGTTTTAGCGTCAGCTCACAAGCTATCCGTGCTGATCTTGGCTCTCAAGTGGGgactttttatttatctttcctGTGCTCACCCTTCCATCCCCAGGCTCTTGACGCAATCTGTGATATCACACAAATGTGATCACAAAGCCTCTGAAAAGACAATTTATTTCACTTTAGAATATCGAAAGATGATAATGTGGATTCTTGGCAAACAACTGTTGTCTCCGACAGGTGACTTATCTGATTTCTGCTATTGATTGCATGAAAACTATACGCAACTAGTGTGGTTATGCTTCATTTCACACTTAAAGTTACATTGAAgaacatcacatgtttacacttgcacaattcatCATGcctgaaaaggaggaggaggaagcagagctAATTTAATCCTAGCCCTTTACAGCCTTACTGATACAGTGGGAACGTCACTTATTTgtttcaaaagaaaaacaaaacctaTATGAAAAGTGAGGTAAACTACTATAGTGGTGTTGTCCCTCAATGCACACCACAAGGTTGTTCCCTTTGCTCATTACAGAACATTAAACCTTGGTCAAAGGAGCAGCAGTGTATGTGGAAGAACTTTTCAATGTTTACACAAGCAGGATAATGTTTTCCTCCAGATTGCAGCTAATCAGTAAATCTGTCAAAGCAACAGGGAGTTAATAGGGCTTATAAAAATGCAAGATCATTACCAAATGTCAAGTTGGCATGCCTATATATAGTGTCACGAGAGGCGTTTTTGTTTGTATAATCACCATTGTTGCTACCTGTTTGCTTATGACATAGTATTGAATGCTGAATTATTATGGCATGTTTATTTACCTCACTGCAAATGACCCAGGAGGAAACAAGCAGTGTGAGTGGATTGTGCAGGGGACTTCATTGCAAACGTGTCCTGATGTAAGTTATTCCTTTGTCTGGGCCTGGCTAATAGCGGGGAATGGCTTTCAAATGGAGTCAAGCCGCCTCCTGAGATCCCTCGATCCATAAAGAGAAGGTCTGAGGCCAGTCTAAATATTTGGTAGTCTTAGCAGGTTCATGTTAAAAGACgcacaaatgcacacacacactcacacacaaatgcacacacactgaaTGCACAAGCAGGCCTAGGCTGTGAAGTTGAATGGCATAGCTCAAAGCCTTCCTCCCCCTAtcgctctttctctctctcaacCGCCAAAACCATTCTACCCCCTTTCTGCAGCTCAGAGGAATTCATTAACTGCCTCTCCACTGAGACACTATGGAAATCAGGCGGCTACAAAGgcagggagagaaagagagagagagggtggtAGGCGAGGGTGTGTGTTGAATGGGGTTATATTATCCTATTAGATGGTGGATATGTCTCGTTTCCCTCCCCTGTCATGAGAAAACAACATCAATTTTGAGTGAGAAACAAGACAGagtgagacagagagagagcgaggaaGGGAAAGCTGAGAGTGTTTAACGTTGCTCTTTTATCAAGCTGAAATGGAGAGTCCCCTGGCTCCATTTACCTTGGCAATGAGGATAGGGCCTCTCTTCTCTATGAATGCCATTTAAAATGCCATGGAGATTAAGCATCCTGTCTTTCTATTtctcactctctcacacacacacacagccacacacactgcaacagcagcagcatcacgATATGTGTGTTTAGGAAAACAGCTTGGAGATGCCCTCTCGGCGTTTCGAGGAGGGAAAACGACACCAAGAGAGGACCATCACTTAACCCGAGTGGGCTTTAAGCACTCTAATGAAATCATTAGActccacgcctccatccctccctccttccttctcaTCTCTCCTTCTCTCTTAGCTCATCAGGGAGAGGGCGGGGAGGGGCTCCAGGATGACGATGAATCTGTATTTATGGCGATGGAGTAATTACACAGCTAACCTCTGAGGGAAGCCGGGAGGCCCACAGGCCAGTGAGCGTAGCGTAGGGTGTGCAACCTCATTAGCACTGCCCGAGTgctccaagtgtgtgtgttcacgTATAAGAATTGTTGCTATTTTGATGTTTGAAACCTGTTAATGAAAAGGCAACAGGCGCCACTCTATCTGCCTTTATCTCGAGAGCATAAGAGCATAATCCCAGCCCTAAAGTCCACTTTCTCTTAGCATGGTGtgtacacatgcatgatataacCATAAAGTACTGACTTGAAGGGACTGTGTGCAGCAGGTTGCCCCGGGTGCTTAGAGGGCGCCACCATCCGAACATACTGCAAGTATTATGCgtctcttcctgctttgagtacACTGAAGTAACACACACATCGCACTAGTTATGTGTCAGCTATTGATAGcaatttgacaaagtttagctGATAATATCCAACTTATAAGTTGCTTCTCTGATGCCGTTTTTGTGCACACAGTCATAGCCAAAGATGCAAAGGTTTTTAGCCAAACACGCCGATGTTTTTGACCAGGCCTTTATAGATTACATCCAAACCAGCTTAATTTACACAGTACGTTTACACTGTACTTGTATATGACAGCCAGGAACAccagttattttatttagacCAAatggaaatttacaaaaaaatttatgcAATTTAAAAACAACTTACATACAGTCCCTTCAATTATTGTATTTTGCATTGCAAATAACGGAACCTTGAGGAGCATAGGTTAGTGTTATCAAAGCACTGCAGGAGTCCAACTGTGtccttaatgtatttatttttatcacaaccCATCCTTGTTAGATgtttgctaatacatggaaacaggaacaggaagtcagctccATCACCTGTCTGACTCAATAGTCTTATAGTCAAgagttattttgcagctgtgatcaaacttgaggtgagaaacactactgaaGTTAAGAAATAAggcatggcaaaacatgaaaatagtttctgtgttgatctcgctgccacagtGTCTTTGGCAGCAATCATGTCTGAAAAGTAAATTGTGgtatgacatccccattagCAGCGTAATGCATCAACGGTGACCATTGTTGTGTATGCATTCCAAAGTGTTTACATTCACCAATGAACACCCTTGTGATACTAACTCTCTTGTGtagggggtgtcatacaactatccttttaaatgttaatgtagccattcatttatcatttaaatgtattatgcatttccttgaaatgtaaacctgaatgtaaaactataattttgTTAACATGTGGGATTTctagaacggattaattggatttacattatttctcttgggaaaaattgattcagtTAGAGTTGAACCTCCTGGAATGGATTCACGACTCAAACCAATGGTCCACTGTATTGCAAAAGCAAGCaagcatcatcatcacactttcCAATATtaagtgtacctaataatgtGCTCAGCAGCCACACTAACTTCGACAATAGCTCCATTCTTCTCTGCAAACATCTGTCATTTTCCACTTCACAGCACTCCTCTGCTATCTTATCCTCGTCCATCTCTCCATCAATCCCTGCTATACTCCCTCTTGAAAATATGCCCCACTGACTTCCGTCGATAATCACAGACATTCCTCCAGGACCTGGCCGATCATATCAATAGCCTCTCCCTCGGCCCATCTGCTCGCCACAAGTGTCCAAACGCAGCGCGATCAGCTGTCGAAAGTATGCGTAAAAGGGATTTATGTAACCATTTAAAATTGGTATTTTGGTGATGTAGGCTATTTCCCTTAACTGTGATTTGTAGTTGAGCATAAATAAAACGACAATGACAGGCGGCGTATTTGTCAGTCCACTAATAAGAGGGAAATGTAACACACACTTCACAGGTTCCTCCTCTCCATGgccatattgttaaaaaaaatccatcacacacacactagccaCACACGACCTCGGCTAACCAATGCACTAATCGCCTGCCCTGGGCATAGGAGGAGCTTGGAGCTTAAGTAGGCTGCCAATCAGTCAGTCAGCTCCACATCCAGAAAGCTCCTGCGGCCAAACGCGCGCATCACACCGCACCCGACGTGCCAAAGTGGGGCTTTGACTCTCGGATTGTTAGAAGCTTGACAGTTTACCAAAAAAGAGGACTCTGGTGATTTAGACAGcgcctttattttttatttttctatctaTTTGGGAATTTCTCTTTTCCACCCTTCCACTGCCTCCTCTTGTCGACTTTTGAGAGAGATTTACTGGACATGGCTTTCCCTCAGCTGGGGTACCCCCAGTTCCTCAGTGCCTCCCATGAGGTTTACGCGGGGGAACGGCCGGCCTCGAGCCGGGAAGGAAGCACCGAAAGCGGCGTGAGCTCGTCCGCTACAGCCGCTGCTGTCGGCTCCATGCTGGGGATGTACGGAAGCCCATGGGCGGCCCCAAACTACAGTGCCTTTTTGCCGTACAGCGGAGCTCCAGACCTCGCCCTCATCTCCCAAATGGTAAGACTTGTTACTCAACTTGACTGACACCTGCCTAATTTAGCCCAAATTCATTGGTAGactataattcattaatttgaaagttaaataaaaagtataaacaaCTCACTGACTTTAAAAATCACAATTAAAAATACTTCTTGTATTACTCAAACATACTTTGAccatttgcattaaaaataattacacattAAACAAACCCCTGCAATTCTGCAATTTAAAACAATGCTAATTTATACATGACCATGTATAAAGTTTCATTAActttttatttctgcaatgcAATTATTTACACACTAAAGCAGTTTTCCTTACTtcgatattttttttcaacaagttGTCACTTCTCCACATTCCAGGGCTCCCAATACGAGCTGAAGGACAGTCCCGGTTCCCACCCGGCCTCTCTGCCTGTGCACGCCGCTCAAAGCTTCTACCCGTACGGACAGTATCCCTACGGAGACCCGTCGAGGGCCAAGACAGCCACCCGGGAGACCACCAGCACCCTGAAGGCCTGGCTGCAGGAGCACCAGAAGAACCCTTATCCCACCAAAGGAGAGAAGATCATGCTTGCTATTATTACGAGGATGACACTCACACAGGTGAGAAcaaatgcatattttacatgcaCAGAACTTTTAACTGTAAAGCATTAAAATGCATGACTtcaataataatgcaaaatatattCGACGAACATTTAAGgtgttttgcatattttaaatGATTGAATAAAACCTCTTTTCCATTCCAGGTGTCCACTTGGTTTGCAAACGCACGCAGGCGCCTAAAGAAGGAGAACAAGGTGACTTGGGGCCGCAGCGCCGAGGACCGAGACGGCCGCATCTTCAGCAGCGACAACGAAGACGAGCACGGCAAAAATGGCAGCGACGACGAAGAGGAGGAGATCGACTTGGAAACGGTCGATATCGACAGACCGGAGGAGCAGCGCGCAGCAGCGGAGCAGGGCTGCAGGAAGGGGGAGAGGGAGGCGGACGTGGCGGACAGAGAGGCCTCGACTGAAGAAAGCACCAGGACGCTTTCCGCGGAGGGCCTGCGAGGGGTGGAGGCTGCTATTTCCCTCAGTAAACCCCAACCTGTGGTGGTCAAACGCAACGGGGACCACTCCCCGAGCAGACCGCCGCAGAGCAAACCTAAAATCTGGTCCCTTGCAGAGACCGCTACGGCCCCGGACAGCTCGCACAAACCTCCTCATGCTATTCATGCGCACCACCCCGGTCACCCGGCACTGATCCCGGGCCATGGGATATACACATGCCAGATTGGCAAACTGCACAACTGGGCCAACGCGGCTTTTCTCAACGCTAACTCTCTTTTGAACATGAGATCGCTCCTCGGTGGCGCACCGGGTGGACACCTGCCTCTCCGTGGCGCCGCATCCTGCACCGTGCGTCATGACGCGCGACCTGGCGCGACAGGACCCGGTACATCTGGCACGGAGGACGACAGTGACGGAGACTCATCTGGAAGCTTTAGCCCCAAAAGAGACGGTAGGATCAATGCAAGTTACCGCACAGTTGCATGGAGATTAAAACCACCATTTTCTATTTACAGACGAAGACAGTGACCACAGGCCGGAATCACTCAAGTCTCCATTTCAGCTCCTCACTGACAGGTAACATCATGAATTTTAACGACATCATGACACCGTTCCTTTCCACATGTCCCCTGCTAAATGAACCCTCCAGCAGGGGTAAACACTGCTACACCTGACTGGCCATGGAGGCAGCCCTCTCTCAAGCCATAAATCATGTGATTGAGAGGCCACTTTAACGCCTCGTCAGGCAGCAGGCTGGTGCATCCTGCGGGGGCCTCGGAGTTATCTCCCACCAGGGTCATTTAAATAATCTGCAGCCATTTAATTCACGCCACTCCCCTGAGTGAATGCAGTCAATGCATGTCAAAGAAGAAGCAGATAGCAGGAATGTAACTGGGGGTGAAAGGCTTTGAACAACAATTTAAAGATGTGTTTTCCTTCTTCATTTGCAGGAATTTAACTTAACACTGCAGATTAACACTAGAAAGAATTCCAGAGCTGTGTGATAATTGCATGAATTAAAGAGCTGGAATTAAATGTAATAGCACATTTTTAAATTCCACTTGTAATGTTTTGTTTCTTCCTCCAACAGACCTCATCATGGCGCAGGAGCACAGCGGGCTCTCACAACAACATTATGAAAAGACTAACCACAATTTTAAcaagtaataattttatttaactgAGAACAATTTAACAAAAGACTATTTTGAACAGGGCCGACCTGTTATACAGTGTTACTGTTTAGCTACTTGTAAAAgagattgttgtttttgtcacatgatTCACTTGTATACCCTCtcttttatgtatgttttttctgttttcttttttcgaAACGCTGTAAATACAGGATATGAATTTGTCTTTAAAGAATATATTTTTCAGAAACTAAATAAATGtcattatagtcatttattattgaggaaaaaaaggctTGCACTTGTCTTGGGGAACAATACCAAAGAAGAGCAGAAAAGTGGagcacatttttcaaaagcgaCTATTTAATGAAATGTTTATGTTAGGGATTTTGATTgaattacatttacaatttatCTTGTGAATtctgaacttttttttaattgtccagtGCCATTTGCAAATGCACTATCTGCTATTTTAATGtgataaaatatattacaatatactgtaaatattagcaGTATTTGCCTGGTGTCACATTTACAAGCTGTGTGTTGCTAGAGTCATGTTCTGTGTGCCATCCAAAGCATTTAGTATTGACCCTTTTCCTGCAAGAAAAGTCCTGCTCCAGTTGAACTTTGTACTGCTGCCAAAATTCAAAGGCTTAAACCAGTGACTTGGAAGTCCCGGCATAAACACTGCGGAAATTGAAATAGAAGATTTCCAGGACCTTATGGACCTGCGCTTGTGCTTTCAGCCGGgtcttttttttaagctttaatGTTGGATTATGCCCCCTTCAGTGGCACCACTGCTACACCTCTGAAATATGGATCAGAAGGCAGGAAAGGCCAGCGGGCAGTAGGGGGGCAAAGCAGCTCAGGGGGTGGCGCAGGCCTGGTGGGCTGTGTGTCACTCCAACTCATCTTTGACGTTGAAGGGCCCTGAAGAGTGGGGGTGGAGAGAAAGATAGAGAAAGGTAGGGGGTCTTAGAGCTGTCGAGCATAAAAGCTGTGGCTCCCGCTTGGTATCATGCATGGATTTGGGGACCCGCATGTGGCGCCTCAAGGGCCCCTTAAAACCAGGGATGCAAAATAGTGTGTTTCTTTGGTAGGGAAGAAAGGCAGCTTGTAGGCCCCAAAAATGCCAGTTAAGAATAAAACAGATAACAATAACTACTAGTTGCATTTGTAGAAAAACAAGATGCTTTAAGAGATATACAATAAATAGAAAGAATAAAAAGACAACgtattttagcattttctacgaagatatatatgatatgatatgtggGCAGACACAAAATGGACTCGCTGCTGCCCCCTCAGGCCCATACAAGTTAGAGCACAACATAGTCCAAGACCTGTCCCCTCCAGTAAACTATCTTGTTCTGCAAATCCAATCTAGTGA comes from the Doryrhamphus excisus isolate RoL2022-K1 chromosome 14, RoL_Dexc_1.0, whole genome shotgun sequence genome and includes:
- the irx1b gene encoding iroquois-class homeodomain protein IRX-1b — encoded protein: MAFPQLGYPQFLSASHEVYAGERPASSREGSTESGVSSSATAAAVGSMLGMYGSPWAAPNYSAFLPYSGAPDLALISQMGSQYELKDSPGSHPASLPVHAAQSFYPYGQYPYGDPSRAKTATRETTSTLKAWLQEHQKNPYPTKGEKIMLAIITRMTLTQVSTWFANARRRLKKENKVTWGRSAEDRDGRIFSSDNEDEHGKNGSDDEEEEIDLETVDIDRPEEQRAAAEQGCRKGEREADVADREASTEESTRTLSAEGLRGVEAAISLSKPQPVVVKRNGDHSPSRPPQSKPKIWSLAETATAPDSSHKPPHAIHAHHPGHPALIPGHGIYTCQIGKLHNWANAAFLNANSLLNMRSLLGGAPGGHLPLRGAASCTVRHDARPGATGPGTSGTEDDSDGDSSGSFSPKRDDEDSDHRPESLKSPFQLLTDRPHHGAGAQRALTTTL